The following coding sequences lie in one Deltaproteobacteria bacterium genomic window:
- a CDS encoding putative baseplate assembly protein yields the protein MPIPLPNLDDRTFTDLVEEMRALIPRYAPAWTDHNVSDPGITLVELFAWLAEALIYRLNRIPEASEVRFLELLGADFRPAEPASVTLAVTAQGLEAGLTLPRETPLVAESGGTGEPLHFETVRALRLTPENPGGLLEARQTTLIRNERLGTANGMAHQVFSLARPFVVLDPSDLPPQVPEVRVEGEAWLYRPSLVGSTLHDPHFTVEPRLGVIRFGGGNMGRVPQEGAEIISTYRSTLGRGGRVPGGTEFRIDQESDNLDQGVKAALDSGVSLSIFSKAESSGAMDPTGIQEARDQAARALRKRWRAVRAEDFEELILEEAGLNIARVNCLAERDLTSPDPDLPRHGHVSLVVVPNTPGEKPKPTADCIARVWRLLDERRLITCRHHVLRPEYTDMRIRACVVRKDGVEEKTLQGRIGMNLKGFFHPLEGGPARQGWPFGRDVYASEVYQVIEGTSGVDHVESLVLETRQEEGGGWTAAGDRAAIPPNHLVYFDLSASTIQVWSARTTRVEKSL from the coding sequence ATGCCGATCCCCCTGCCGAACCTGGATGATCGCACCTTCACCGACCTGGTGGAGGAGATGCGGGCCCTGATCCCCCGGTATGCACCCGCCTGGACGGATCACAACGTATCAGACCCGGGGATCACCCTGGTCGAGCTATTTGCCTGGCTCGCGGAAGCCCTTATCTACCGTTTGAACCGGATCCCGGAGGCAAGCGAAGTCCGCTTTCTCGAGTTGTTAGGCGCCGATTTCCGTCCTGCCGAGCCTGCTTCGGTGACTCTGGCCGTCACCGCTCAGGGGCTGGAGGCCGGGCTCACACTGCCTCGGGAGACACCCCTTGTGGCCGAATCGGGCGGAACAGGGGAGCCCCTCCATTTTGAGACTGTCCGGGCCCTTCGGTTGACGCCGGAAAATCCAGGCGGCCTCCTTGAGGCACGGCAGACGACCCTGATTCGAAACGAGCGGCTCGGGACAGCCAACGGGATGGCCCATCAGGTTTTCTCCCTGGCCCGTCCCTTTGTCGTTCTCGATCCCAGCGACCTGCCGCCTCAGGTACCGGAGGTGCGGGTAGAGGGCGAGGCCTGGCTGTACAGACCCAGCCTGGTCGGCTCCACGCTCCACGATCCCCACTTCACCGTGGAGCCACGCCTCGGCGTGATCCGCTTCGGCGGCGGCAACATGGGACGAGTCCCCCAGGAGGGTGCCGAGATCATCTCCACATACCGTTCCACCCTGGGCAGGGGGGGGCGCGTCCCGGGAGGGACCGAGTTCAGGATCGACCAAGAGTCGGACAATCTCGACCAAGGCGTGAAGGCAGCTCTCGATTCGGGGGTATCCCTGTCCATCTTCAGCAAGGCAGAAAGTTCAGGCGCCATGGATCCGACGGGAATCCAGGAGGCACGTGATCAGGCGGCCCGCGCCCTGAGGAAACGCTGGCGTGCCGTCCGGGCCGAGGACTTCGAAGAGCTGATCCTGGAAGAGGCCGGCCTCAACATCGCCCGGGTCAACTGTCTGGCAGAGCGGGATCTGACCTCCCCCGACCCTGACCTCCCCCGCCACGGCCACGTGAGCCTCGTGGTCGTCCCAAACACGCCGGGGGAAAAACCAAAGCCCACGGCCGACTGCATCGCCCGGGTCTGGAGGCTTCTGGACGAACGGCGACTGATCACCTGCCGCCACCACGTTCTCAGGCCGGAATACACGGATATGCGCATCCGTGCCTGTGTGGTTAGAAAAGACGGGGTCGAAGAGAAAACCCTCCAAGGCCGGATAGGGATGAATCTGAAGGGCTTCTTCCATCCCCTCGAGGGTGGCCCGGCCCGGCAAGGGTGGCCCTTTGGAAGGGACGTCTACGCCTCCGAGGTCTACCAGGTGATCGAAGGAACATCAGGGGTGGATCACGTGGAATCTCTCGTCCTTGAAACCAGACAAGAGGAGGGGGGCGGCTGGACCGCGGCGGGCGACCGTGCGGCCATACCCCCCAACCACCTGGTCTACTTCGATCTTTCCGCCAGTACGATCCAGGTGTGGTCCGCCCGTACCACCCGAGTGGAGAAGAGCCTATGA
- a CDS encoding helix-hairpin-helix domain-containing protein, producing the protein MAYTIDDFPIVTDQPRIEVDLPVGRHVLELVVEDSAGLRSAPDTVVITVLRRPGPTPTPTVTPRPTVTPRPTVTPRPTVTPRPTVTPRPTFTPRPTVTPRPTFTPRPTVTVRPTMTVRPTVRPTIRPTRFLPSDYPDRRVDEVRGIGRSYTERLRAGGITNLAELASMEPARLARMLDVSEVKAMSFIDEARRLLVG; encoded by the coding sequence ATGGCATACACAATCGACGATTTTCCGATCGTTACAGACCAACCCCGCATCGAGGTGGACCTGCCCGTGGGCCGACACGTGCTGGAACTGGTGGTGGAGGACAGCGCAGGCCTGAGAAGCGCCCCGGACACGGTTGTCATCACCGTGCTGAGGAGACCGGGACCTACACCGACCCCCACGGTCACACCCAGACCTACCGTGACACCCAGACCCACGGTTACCCCCAGACCTACCGTGACCCCCAGGCCGACGGTCACACCCAGGCCCACCTTTACGCCGAGACCGACCGTGACGCCGCGGCCCACATTCACGCCCAGACCGACGGTCACCGTAAGGCCGACCATGACCGTAAGGCCCACCGTGAGACCCACAATTCGACCGACCCGCTTTCTCCCGAGCGATTACCCGGACCGCCGTGTGGACGAGGTGAGAGGTATCGGCCGGTCTTACACGGAGCGTCTGAGAGCCGGTGGGATCACGAATCTGGCCGAGTTGGCCTCCATGGAGCCTGCACGGTTGGCCCGGATGCTCGATGTTTCAGAGGTGAAAGCCATGAGCTTCATCGACGAGGCCAGGCGCCTGCTCGTGGGGTAG